cgctctgtgtgtgtgtgtcgctgcttATGCatttgtgcatgcatgcatgtctgAGCACATGTGTGCACctatatgtgaatgtgtgtttacatgtgtgtgtatatgtgtgtgtgttttggggagGGGTGGTCTCATGGGGCAGCTCTGTGTCTGTCCCATCTGCCACCCCACTCTACTGACACCCAGGGGAATGGCAGAAGGGGTGgggatttattttgaaaaaaaaagaggagagtcCAGGTCCAGTGGTCTAATGGGCAACAATACATGGTTTTACTGACGGGCCAAAGGCAAAGGACACTGGCTGAGTGTGTGGACACCATTCTACCAATCTATGTGACAAAACAGTGGCCCCATCAAGCTCGGCCTCCGTCTGCCTAATAAGGCATACACACCCCTGAAATTATGCTCCAAATGAGGAAGGGATGCACTGTATTTTACACACATGCGCATATGTTACATCCACCCGGGGCTAATGTCAGCCTAATGCATGTCCATGCTGTGGCCAGAGGGCTAATTGGgtatataaacacaaacacatccccTGAGAGGTGAGAGGGGAAGGGTGTGTTTTGTGGTTTATGTTCAATCCATTGTGCCGAGGACAACATTGTAACTTCGACACGAAGGCTCATCAGCGTTCTAGTCGtatcaataatgaaaaatgacaagGTTTTTTGCTCCCGTTTGCCCAGCAGCTAAGATGCTCTTTTGAAGTGATGGCGTGGAACGGCATAGTAGCAGGTGGCGTCTCCTCCTGTCTTTATCTAAACTGTGATCAGGCGACGGTAAACGGTGATGCTGCATCCAccgcagcaacagcagcagcaacaacagaacAGTCATGTGGAAGAGGAGCATATGGCTCCTGCACCGCTGGGCAGAAGGAGCACTGTAGCAAGATGAATGCTGAGGTGCCAGCAACAAAGCTGACTCTAACTTGTCAAATTAACAGCTTATCAAAAGAGAGAgcaaaggagggagggagggagggatgagaaGGAAAAGGCAACagcctggactttttttttttccccttttcttttctttttgtcatgtGCTACTCGATGGTGACAAAGACAGCACAGGCGGAAAAACGGAGATACTATTGAGACTATTGAGGTCAAACCACAGATGTTTGAAGTCCTtgtgtctctcactgtcactgagaggagttgttgatcaCTGTTGGTCCATGCGTGTATCATCATATCAGtccacacacaaagacaaacagaacagCCACCGGGCACTTATACCCGGCCTGCTCGCCGCTTTGAGCGCCACGTTAATGAAACAGTTGCTGTTTCCTGGCATAACATTAATTACCCGATCAAAATAGAGTGGGTAATTAACTGCCCTCCTTTACCAGTGCTAATTACATTAGCAGAGAAAGGCCACTTCGAGAGagcaaaggagaggagagagagagagggagaaaaaaagaagaggataaagcagcaacaaacaaagactgaaaaacaagGCACTAGTGaggctcgtgtgtgtgtgtgtgtgtgttttaagagtgagaaagagacagtgaggaggagagagaggaggagaccaCGTTGGAAGAAGACTCATGTGGTTCTCACTTGGGCCCCTAGAGGCTTGGTCCTCAGAGAAAAGCAGGCTTATTGGAGAGTAGAGGAgtacagaggtgtgtgtgtgtgcatgtgcatatgtgtgtgtgtgttgggaagGTGCGGCGTAGTGGTGTTTATCTTGACATGCTCCACTCAGTCTTTAACGCTTTCATCACAATTAAGATGCTGCGGCTCATCAGCCATGTATACAGGAAAAAAATGTAGCAAACTGTGCGAGCACACGGGTGATGAGCACAGTTGAAAATAGATCCAGCAGAACGTGCAGACGCCAGGAAATACGCTGAATAAAAATGCACATGTGAAAGAATGTTTACACTTACAGTAAAtcagcagggtttttttttctcaattgttttatttggagCACAAAATATAATTACAACTTGAGATATTCAAATCACATTTGCACCATTTTCTGTAGTGTTTCAAATAAAGATGGCttcaaaaacataatattaAATTGCTaatatttttcttaaataaatagaataaaaccagactataaacaaaaacaaacattttgcaAATGTCACCtactctttgtgtttctttgtttttcatgtcctGAGAATGAGGTTTGTATGGTgataatgtcaaaaaaagaaatcaatggGTAACGATAGCATGATGAGGGTTACTGAacacctaacacacacacacacacacacacacacaccctgttgTTTACTACTGAGCACTTGTGCGCTCATTTGCTGTTTACTGCATAGTGACTACAGACTTAGATACTGgctgagacatttaaaaatgacactgtAAATCGTCAAGGTGTAGCCATTTACATTGAAGTTTGCAACATGGAATGAAATAATATCAGGGCATTGGTGTGACAAAGCATGCGTCATAAGTGAAAGCAAAAAAAGGATAAGGCTAACTAACAATTTCACCTTTACACGAGGTCAATAACCTTACTTTAGCGTGGATTTGAAATCAGGATTTTGTGATGAAAGAACCTGTGAGAATCGATTTCACTAACAAAAATCATTTCCCTCTGATCATTTAGTAAAGTAAATAGCAATTGCTGAGACAACTTTATTTCAGTGACAGCTGGAAAAAGGACCACTTTATAAAACCACATTTATATTATACCCTAAACTAACTATAATAAGTTAAATTGCTTGttcttaaataaatcaatatatgaATTCCTTTAGTAATAACCCTCGGGACAAAGAGTTCTCCCTTGTAAAGAtcagaacaaaaaataaagggTCTATTTCTCTGGAATGTAAATTGTCTTCAAAAAGTCTACTAGAAAAAAAGCCTCTCGCTAACTTCACagacagtgcacacacacacacacatgccatcggaggtgtccacacacagacaacacagcgGAGATGCAAACATTACATCAGAGCTTTCCGTCCGTCATCCAACAGTGCCTCTCGTGACACACGTCTCTGGCCAACGCTTGGGCAGGTGTTGGAAGAATCAAATACTGCGTGTGATTGCAGGCCAGAGGTTTATACAGATGCTTTAGAAGCTTGAGGTGAAAGTAGGAACCTGTTCTCCCTTCTTTCCGCACTCTTTCCGCAGCGCACGTCCCAGTGTGGAGCAGTATCGCTAAGGAACGCAGTCTGTCTGAAGCTGTGGCCGGAGTAATCTCCTCTGCCTCTGGAGAAGATGGCTGGTCTttggacattttcattttacccCGTCCCGTTCATCCACGTGAATGAAAAGGGGACTAAGAAATGGCtgttttgggggtgggggggctcAGGAGGGAGGTTATACATAGTCACTAGGGATCAATTTTTCCTTTCTCCCTGTCCACTCAGTGCCAAAAGGAGGGGCTAAGTGAAGCAGTGGTCTGGGGTAGATTGGGGTGGGTGCTTTGCTACATCATGGGAACAACCAGGCCCGTCATcgctggagagaaaaaaatatacaaaatctATGATTCTAATCAACCAGGTCTTGCATTAATGTACATCCAGCAGGTGTTCTCTGTCTCGTTCAGTCAAAGCTTTTCGAGGAGTTAGTATGGAGGAGTTAGACTGCATTGGTGAGTTCAGACAGGGGGGTCAGATAGTGAGTTGGGTGGCTACCTCTGAAGCTGTTCCCCCCTGAGGCAGGACAGGCAGGGGAGGGGGAGCCCTGGGGCCTGAGGACAGGAGCAAAAGCACTCTTCTGTTTAGCAGCAGACGGGAAGGAGGAGAAAGGCAAGAGAGAAGACGAGGAGCTGGAGCTTCCTGGTATAGTAGGGCTGGAGGGCATTACTGtggaacagagagagacagtctcACATCTCAACATCTCAACAGAATCTGCAGAACACGGTAACATGACACACATTTATTGTCcatcaaagaaaacatgagatCTTACTATATGGAGAGCCTGTGGGTGAAGCACTGCTGAAACCAGGAGAACCAGGAACTCCTAAGCTGGTCATGGGAACTGTCCCATAGCCTCCAGTCATCCCGCCACTGCCCCCATAACCAGTCTGCTGGGGAGTGGAGGCTGATGGGTAACCCCTCGGAGACAAACTGCTGGAGTTTCGAATATAACCTGTCGtggcaaagaaaatgtcaaattagaCGTGAGCTTCATTGGTGGCAACAACAGAAGCAGCAATTAGCTCCTGGCTCTTCCTGCTCACCTTGGCTGCTCTGTCCTGGCTCCCCAATGCTCACACCTAACTGAGAGGGGTAGGAGCCCAGACCCATGACACTGCCGTGGGCCGGTGAACTTGGCAGCGCCTGCAGTTGACTGTGAGGACGAGGAACACTGTAGAGGGCCTCGGCGATGTCAGCCGCGCGCTTCAGCAGCATGTCCTACAGGGGAATCAAATGATCCAGTCAACAAGGGTTCAGTGGAACCACAAACACAGATTGGTCTGGCTGCTGGAGGATATCGGTTATAACGCGCACGCTGTATCTGTGGCCTGCCAGTAAAAGAAGAGAACGTGTAAATCACACTATACCCAATTAGCCCATTAACTATGACACCGATGACAGGCTTTCAAGTCATGCTGGTGCTTGTCATTAAATCCAACATCTGAGCATGATGTGAGAGTCTGCTGCCAAAATCATTTGGCTGCCACAGACTACCGGCACATTACAGTGTTTGCTTACTGTGTTTGCATAATGTTTATCTAACGGGATTGTGAGTGCCAAACCCTGGCAGCTGAGAAAAAAGATCCTCAgatattgaaactgtgaagctTTTTCAAATCCATCCCTACTCAAAAATGAGGTATCAATGTAACACTTTAGAAAACTGTCCTAATAATACAATCGGGAGAGGCCGCTCTGCCCATGTTCCACACTTTCTTGCTTTAGACTGAGTTTATCTCTACCAGCTCAAAAAAATTGGATATTTGAAGTTAAAAGATTGtagaaaacattgttttggtctgtgacaATTAAATGTCATGTCGCTGAATGTTTGATTCTGTTTACCTGATTACTGTGTGGGTTTCCGTACAGCGCTTCTACAAGATCTGCAGCTCTTTTTAAGAGGATctcctgaaaaaaaaatgatagcaTTGTCATTGATAGTAGTGGACAAagctctgaaaaaaaacaatcacaaggATGGTTAAAATCCTTATTGTACAAGTCACCCCACCTTGGCTAGTTTTTCTGGGTCACCAGGATGTCGAGGAATGACCTTCTGAAGACGCTGGAAGCCGTAGTCTATAGTTGGCTCGTTAAgggcttaaaaaaagaaaagaaatgtacagTGTCAGAACTCAGTCTCAGTTCATCAGAGTCTCATATTTACTATAATTCCTCATCCTGCCAATAAAATAGGCACAGTGTAAATGTTGTAATACCTGTGTAGATGAAGCGTCCGGGAGCTCCTTTGCAGAACTGTTTGGATTTGTACGAGAGTGTGACCTCCACGACTCCGGGGATGTGTCGGGGAGGTGTTTGGACACGGATGGCGTGCGGTGTGATCAACTGAGGATACACAagaggaaaaagcaaaaaactgaTGATTCCTCCACATGCCGTGTGAATATCTGGGCTAACGTGATACTGTGGAAAGATGAATTCATATGGACTACTCGTGCATCATCTAAATAAAGAAACAAGTATGTACATGTGCTATATTTAACAATATGGGTTCAGTCAGTATACTGTTGGTGAGAAAGTTCTGAAGACAATTCCCACCTCACTCCACACCAGCATGCTGCCAAACACCACCTGCAGCCCGTCAAAGAAGTTCTCCCCGATGACGATGACCATGGCCCCGCCGGTGGTCCAGCCCTCACTGGGACTGATGGCTTTGATACACGGCGTCGCTAAACAGCGGAGCAAAGCAAGATTTACTCACACAGGGTTTTTAAATATAGGAATCACAACgagtgaagaaagaaaagataaagagactctgtgtgtgtgtttgtgtctcaggaGGACACTTTTTCAAAGCCATGTGCAAATTatcaaagcatttttttaatgactacATTATCCTCCATTCATAAGGAGTCCATTATTCTCGAAACCGActtatgtaaaaataaaaacatggaagtAAAGAATTAGAAACAGGTCTCTAACAAGTAACTTTTGTATTTATGTGAgtagtattttcatttttatccctTGTAACATCAACCTACTGGCAGAAATTCGCCTCaggcatatttacattttaatgttttcaatatGCATTGTCCCGTTCCTTACATAATAGTTTAAATATGCAAGTTTTGCATACAGTTGTGGGTATTATGGATCATTAGTATGTAATATATTCATGTTGTAAATGGCCATGGAGTTATTTTTGAAATACTTCACATACAGTTGTTAATAGCAGTCTAAAATATGTCATATGATCGAATATTTAATGGACagcaattattaaaaaaacaccatggGATGTACAGTAAACACtcaagtaaagtaaaagtatctctgaatttaactttttaactcaggggtgaacattttaaattgatttaaggTGGTACATTTTGTAGTATATACTTTTGGATAATACACGCATATCACATACAGTAGATCACAGTGAGTATAGTTGGATATTAggactgattttaaaataaatggggTGCGATATGGTGACATAGCTTCACTTTTCTTACCATATTCCATCGAATTCTCCACAGACTCTCCCGGCTCCAGTCTGCGGGCTCTCCGGCCGTGTTTGGAGTTGTTGTGGACGAACATGTTGTCGGACACCGCCAGGACGTGGCCGTCCACACTCACCGTGCTGGACAGGACCACCTGATAGAGAAGACGGGGAGCCCGACAGGAAAGTGACATTAGTGTACATGCTCAACTGAGACAGCATGCTGTGCGTCACAATATCTGGTTACAACAGCAAAGGTCCCCGAGCAACAATTTGTTTCATCACACAGGTGATAGTCATATTTTATCAGTGTGTAATGTGACGTCTGTGGGATCTCCACGATACATCTGCATTCTGGTGATGACACAGCTCATacagccccccccccactccTCCATCACTTCTCCATATGGCCTCTGCACCGCCCTCTCgcttcactttcttttttgattCATGCAGCATGCGGTCGGCTCACTGTTGTCTCCTCCTGATCCCTCAGTGACACCAAACATGTGGTCCAAATCTTCCATTTTGGCCGCCCGTTAAAGTAGCGGATGATATATAGTGGACCTAATTTGATTTTCTGGCCGCAGCATGTGGGTGTCCCTTCCCACATCTGCCTCACACTGGATGACAAACGTGTAATTGATGAGAGGATTCTTGTAGGTTTTCACCCCCGTTTTGGAAATTTATGAGTGTTGAAGTGATACTACTACTGAAAAGTGATAATGAATTTGAGTTGGTAAAGGGACAATGAGGggaaaaagtagtaaaaagtcaacatttaatCATGTATAAAGATAAAATCAGGCAACACCTGGCAGTAATTTTGCAGGtgaagaaactggagaaagaaataggggggaaaaaaacaacatatgtgATATAGGTGGTGGAAAGAAAGAGGGGAGATAACTGTAAATTATCGATAAAGCGGCAGACTGTCCAGCCCCGATCACCTTTTAACCCAGAGCTGAGAGTCCACCGCGCTCATAACTTCTCAGCATGTGTCACGTCGCAGGAGTTAAAGCAAACACGGTTGACGAGCGGGGAAGCACGGAGAAGAGGGAAAGgacagaggcttttttttttttgctgggaGGGAAAGAGAATGCCAGACAGGGGCCGCTGGTGCTGAAAGACGGCAGAGGAAGTGAGGCGGGAGCGTCCCCTGTGACCACTTCCTGGGTCACGGACCATGACCTCCTCCATCTGGAGCCAATCAGTCAATTCTTGACAACTTCCTGAAACACCTCAGCCTATTTCCTGCACCCCAACAACAGAGTCTCCCACATATCTCGCtcctttcatttctctttccatctctctgACTTCCtatggatttgttttttaactttcacCTCCAACTCCCTCCACTgctaaaaagaaaacttttttcaCCCAGACCTTTACATTATGAGAATGTACCACATAAACTCATGGACTATAGATCCTAATTATGAAATCATTCTGTTGTGAGAGTGTGGGGGGGGCATTATAATGGGACTTGCAATGCAGCTTCTGTCCCTGTgttcacacataaacacacttttttttctcttgcccGTTTCATTTTTCTTACCTGAAATCTCCTCATGTCCCTCGGGTTTCCAGCCGTCTTCAGACAATTCTGGTTACATTTCAGGAAAAACTTCAAGAAAAACCTGCAAAGGTAAAAAGGAGGACACGTGTTTGTACAATTACCACTAAGAAATCACATGAAAGAAACACATATATGATTATATGCGCCCCTGCAACACACTCTTGCAGTTGACATTAATTATTTGTCTCATGGATGGTGAATGTACAtgactctgtcactgtgtgtgtgcatgtgtgtacacacacacccacatctATATGATTACAGCGCTGACATCAATCCCCGCTGTTTAGCTTATATTAAAGTCAATGTTATTACACTTTAAATCAAGTGATGAGATTTTGAAGCATAGTCCGGTGAAAAGCGCTTCTGTGTTTCAAAGTAACGTGGAGACAGTGATGTATGCCAGAGGACTCGAGGGACCGTGGTATCCCACAATGCTGTATTTGAACCCCCACATGGGAAACGAAGTAGGGACGACTACAGAGAAAGTGAAATGAGGAGGTGGAAAGAGGAAGGTAGTGACAGAGGCACAGGCATTGGTATGGACATGAATTTTGTTTTCAAGTGTATGTGTCTCATTACATATGTGAGCTCTCTTTTGAATGTGATAGAcggtggagacagagagaacgagataaagggagggagggagagctgCTGATAGCCCCCTGCCACACCAAAGAAAAACTGAGAGAAAAGGTGGAATAAATAGGACTGAGGGAGactatggagagagagagactccaaATCCCAGGTGTACTCGGTTCGGCAACACAGCccgctgccatggcaacaaagCTCTGCCGCAATCCCAAAGTCCCCATGCTGAGAAGCAAAAGACAGCGATGGGAAAGGAGAAGGCAACAACAAGAACATTCCATCACTGAAATACAgcgaggagggaggagagcgaCTTGGCGAGGTGAGAGGCAGGAAAGTACATCAAGAGTGCAGGtgcagaggagagtgagagggtCCACACAAATCTCAGGGCGAGGAGAATTTACACAGAAGACGTGTGttaaagaagaggaagaggaggaagaaaaatgagCTGGGAAATAAGGCAGGGTTTGTGTGATGTGATTACGGCAACTGGCAAATGTGTAGCCCTCAAACCAGATGTTCACATCACAGC
The DNA window shown above is from Solea senegalensis isolate Sse05_10M linkage group LG5, IFAPA_SoseM_1, whole genome shotgun sequence and carries:
- the ebf2 gene encoding transcription factor COE2 isoform X4, which produces MFGIQEHLIREVSGLKERSLGEEMDPVRSWVRNVGVVDANVAAQSGVALSRAHFEKQPPSNLRKSNFFHFVLALYDRHGQPVEVERTSFVDFVEHDKTGEKTNNGTHYKLQLLYSNGVRTEQDLYARLIDSVTKQPIAYEGQNKNPEMCRVLLTHEVMCSRCCEKKSCGNRNETPSDPVIIDRFFLKFFLKCNQNCLKTAGNPRDMRRFQVVLSSTVSVDGHVLAVSDNMFVHNNSKHGRRARRLEPGESVENSMEYATPCIKAISPSEGWTTGGAMVIVIGENFFDGLQVVFGSMLVWSELITPHAIRVQTPPRHIPGVVEVTLSYKSKQFCKGAPGRFIYTALNEPTIDYGFQRLQKVIPRHPGDPEKLAKEILLKRAADLVEALYGNPHSNQDMLLKRAADIAEALYSVPRPHSQLQALPSSPAHGSVMGLGSYPSQLGVSIGEPGQSSQGYIRNSSSLSPRGYPSASTPQQTGYGGSGGMTGGYGTVPMTSLGVPGSPGFSSASPTGSPYIMPSSPTIPGSSSSSSSLLPFSSFPSAAKQKSAFAPVLRPQGSPSPACPASGGNSFRAMTGLVVPMM
- the ebf2 gene encoding transcription factor COE2 isoform X3 encodes the protein MFGIQEHLIREVSGLKERSLGEEMDPVRSWVRNVGVVDANVAAQSGVALSRAHFEKQPPSNLRKSNFFHFVLALYDRHGQPVEVERTSFVDFVEHDKEQTGEKTNNGTHYKLQLLYSNGVRTEQDLYARLIDSVTKQPIAYEGQNKNPEMCRVLLTHEVMCSRCCEKKSCGNRNETPSDPVIIDRFFLKFFLKCNQNCLKTAGNPRDMRRFQVVLSSTVSVDGHVLAVSDNMFVHNNSKHGRRARRLEPGESVENSMEYATPCIKAISPSEGWTTGGAMVIVIGENFFDGLQVVFGSMLVWSELITPHAIRVQTPPRHIPGVVEVTLSYKSKQFCKGAPGRFIYTALNEPTIDYGFQRLQKVIPRHPGDPEKLAKEILLKRAADLVEALYGNPHSNQDMLLKRAADIAEALYSVPRPHSQLQALPSSPAHGSVMGLGSYPSQLGVSIGEPGQSSQGYIRNSSSLSPRGYPSASTPQQTGYGGSGGMTGGYGTVPMTSLGVPGSPGFSSASPTGSPYIMPSSPTIPGSSSSSSSLLPFSSFPSAAKQKSAFAPVLRPQGSPSPACPASGGNSFRAMTGLVVPMM
- the ebf2 gene encoding transcription factor COE2 isoform X1 translates to MFGIQEHLIREVSGLKERSLGEEMDPVRSWVRNVGVVDANVAAQSGVALSRAHFEKQPPSNLRKSNFFHFVLALYDRHGQPVEVERTSFVDFVEHDKEQTGEKTNNGTHYKLQLLYSNGVRTEQDLYARLIDSVTKQPIAYEGQNKNPEMCRVLLTHEVMCSRCCEKKSCGNRNETPSDPVIIDRFFLKFFLKCNQNCLKTAGNPRDMRRFQVVLSSTVSVDGHVLAVSDNMFVHNNSKHGRRARRLEPGESVENSMEYATPCIKAISPSEGWTTGGAMVIVIGENFFDGLQVVFGSMLVWSELITPHAIRVQTPPRHIPGVVEVTLSYKSKQFCKGAPGRFIYTALNEPTIDYGFQRLQKVIPRHPGDPEKLAKEILLKRAADLVEALYGNPHSNQDMLLKRAADIAEALYSVPRPHSQLQALPSSPAHGSVMGLGSYPSQLGVSIGEPGQSSQGYIRNSSSLSPRGYPSASTPQQTGYGGSGGMTGGYGTVPMTSLGVPGSPGFSSASPTGSPYIMPSSPTIPGSSSSSSSLLPFSSFPSAAKQKSAFAPVLRPQGSPSPACPASGGNSFRGSHPTHYLTPLSELTNAV
- the ebf2 gene encoding transcription factor COE2 isoform X2, translated to MFGIQEHLIREVSGLKERSLGEEMDPVRSWVRNVGVVDANVAAQSGVALSRAHFEKQPPSNLRKSNFFHFVLALYDRHGQPVEVERTSFVDFVEHDKTGEKTNNGTHYKLQLLYSNGVRTEQDLYARLIDSVTKQPIAYEGQNKNPEMCRVLLTHEVMCSRCCEKKSCGNRNETPSDPVIIDRFFLKFFLKCNQNCLKTAGNPRDMRRFQVVLSSTVSVDGHVLAVSDNMFVHNNSKHGRRARRLEPGESVENSMEYATPCIKAISPSEGWTTGGAMVIVIGENFFDGLQVVFGSMLVWSELITPHAIRVQTPPRHIPGVVEVTLSYKSKQFCKGAPGRFIYTALNEPTIDYGFQRLQKVIPRHPGDPEKLAKEILLKRAADLVEALYGNPHSNQDMLLKRAADIAEALYSVPRPHSQLQALPSSPAHGSVMGLGSYPSQLGVSIGEPGQSSQGYIRNSSSLSPRGYPSASTPQQTGYGGSGGMTGGYGTVPMTSLGVPGSPGFSSASPTGSPYIMPSSPTIPGSSSSSSSLLPFSSFPSAAKQKSAFAPVLRPQGSPSPACPASGGNSFRGSHPTHYLTPLSELTNAV